The genomic DNA CTCACCTGGCGTTTCACTGGACAGGGACGGCCACGGCACGACAAGTTGGACTGCTATGAGCCACACCGCTGAAGCCGAGCCCGCCGGAGCGCAGCCGCAGACTGAGCTCAGGCGGGTCATGGGCCCGAAGCTGTTGCTGCTGTTCATCGTCGGCGACATCCTCGGCACCGGGGTCTACGCACTCACCGGCGACGTCGCCAAGGAGGTCGGCGGAGCCGCATGGGCGCCGTTCCTTGCTGCCTTCCTGGTGGCCACCGTCACCGCCTGCTCCTACCTGGAACTGGTCACCAAGTATCCCCAGGCGGCCGGTGCCGCGCTGTACACGCACAAGGCCTTCGGCGTGCACTTCGTGACGTTCCTGATCGCGTTCGCTGTGATGTGCTCCGGCATCACCTCGGCGTCAACGGCGTCCAACGCATTCGCGGGTTTCCTCAACGACGGGTTCGACCTCGGCTTCGAGGTCGGGGGCACCGAGATCATGCTGATCGCCCTGGCCTTCATGGCCCTGGTGGCCGCCGTGAACTTTCGTGGTGTGGGCGAGAGTGTCAAGGCCAACGTCGTCCTGACTGCAGTCGAGCTCTCCGGGCTGCTGATGATCATCATGGTCGGCCTGTACGCCGTGACCCAGGGCGACGCCGACTTCTCACGGGTGACGGTGTTCGAGTCCTCCGAGGACAAGTCGACCTTCTTCGCGGTCACCGCGGCGACCTCGTTGGCGTTCTTCGCGATGGTCGGCTTCGAGGACTCGGTCAACATGGCCGAGGAGTGCGAGCACCCGGTCCGCGACTTCCCGCGCATGATGCTGACCGGTCTGGGCATTACCGGGCTGATCTACGTGCTCGTCGCGATCACGGCGGTGGCACTGGTGCCGGTCGGTGACCTGTCCGACCCGGACAAGGGCTCGGCGCTCACTCAGGTGGTCGCCGCAGGCGCGCCGGATCTGCCGTTCGACAAGATCTTCCCGTTCATCGGCATGTTTGCTGTGGCCAACTCAGCCCTCATCAACATGCTGATGGCCAGTCGCCTCCTCTATGGCATGGCCAATCAGCAGGTCCTGCCGGCGGCGTTCGGGAGGGTCCACCCCACCCGGCGTACACCATGGGTGTCGATCATCTTCACGACACTGATCTCCTTCGGACTGATCGTCTACGTCGTGCGCGCCAGCGGCACGGAGAGCGGGTCCAACGCGATCAAGCTGCTCGGAGGAACGACGGCGCTCTTGCTCCTGTGCGTGTTCACCGTGGTCAACGTGGCCCTGCTGGTGCTGCGTCGCAACCCCGTCGAGCACGCCCACTTCCGCACGCCCACGGTTCTGCCGTACGTCGGCGCAGCAACGTGCTTCTTCCTGGCCGGGCCCTGGGCACGTACCGAGGAGCAGCGTGAGCAGTACCAGATCGCGGGCGGCCTGCTCGCAGTCGGAATCGTGCTCTGGGCCGTGACGTGGTTCCTGAACCGGGCCCTCTACGCCCGCAAGACGTACATCCGCGACCCCGACCACTTCGAGGGCGACTGAGAGCGGGGTCAGGCGGGCTCGACGGTCCAGGTGATCGAGGGCTTCGCCGGCTTGCCGCACGAGTCGGTGACCTGCGCCCCCTCGTGCCGGGTGGCGCGGACGTCCCAGACCCGGCCGTCGGCACCGGTCACCCGGACCGCGCCCTCGCCCGCATCGGTGGGCGTACGCAGCGCGACCAGACCGAGCTCGCCGGACTGCTGGCGTACCCACGACTGCGCGGCCTGGGCGGCGGGGGACAGGCAGCTGCGGCCGCGGTCGTACGCCGGGTCGTTGAGCTCGGCGGGGATCTCACCTCGGCGTTCGGCCCCGAACGCTGCGACGGCCCGCTCAGCAGTGAGCCTCGCCCAGGTCTGACCCGAGGGGAGCATGATCCCGGTCGGAGCGAACCGGTGCCCGCCGGTGTGCGAGCACTCCAGGACACGTCCGGGCAGGAGCTCGGCGGCCTCGAGAGCGACCGGGCGGCCACGGACCGCACAGCAGATGTCACGGCGACCGTTGGTGCAGACCAGCAGCAGCGGCTCGCGGGTCTCCTCCAGGGTCGGGACGGCGGCCTCGACCCGGTCGGGCTCGGTGCCGAGCAGGTCGGCCCAGGGGAGGGCGAGCAGCTCGGCCGGGTCCTCCACCTCGCCCTCGAGCAGCCACGGCTCGTCGGCCAGGCCACCCGCGACCCAGACCCGGTGGCCGTCGACCTCGGAGTGGGCATCGGCGTGGCGGCCGGGAGCGCGTACGAGCAGCAGGCGGCCGCCCGCGTCCGCGCACGCCTGGCTGAGCCGGTGTCCCGCCTCGGTGCTCAGGTGCGAGTCGAGGGCGGCTTCACGGCCCCACGGACCGGGCTGCTCCAGAGCCACCCAGAACTGGGCCTGCGAGGCCGTACCCCACGCGGGCAGGCCGGCGTCCTCCCACTGCACGGAGCACGCGTCGGGACGGCTGGTCGCATGGGTGGTCGTCACGCCTGGCACCTTACGAGCCGGTGCCGGGCGGACGACACCGCCTAGGACAACGCCGCGGTGATGGCCGCGATCGGCGCGGGAGCAGGCTGCCCCGAGCCGTCACGACGACCCTCGGCGGGCGGCAGGTCGACGGCGACACCGTTGGCGCTGGCAGCGCGCGCAGGCTGTGCGCCGACCCACGCCAGCATCAGCTCGTCCTCACCACGCAGGAACCGGTGGCAGCGCACACCGCCGGTGGCGCGGCCCTTGGAGGGGTACTCCTCGAACGGAGTCACCTTGATCGAGCCCGACTCGGTGCCGGGCAGCGCACCGGACGAGCCGGCGATCGTGACGACGACGTTGGTGCGGGCGGGGTCGACGGCGCCGAACGACACGGCACTCGCGCCCGAGCCGAGCTTGACGCCGGCGACACCGCCGGCGGCGCGGCCCTGCGGGCGGACCAGGCTCGCGGAGTAGTGCAGCAGCTGCGCGTCGCTGGTGACGAACACGAGCTCTTCCTCACCAGTGGCCAGCTCGACCGCGCCGACGACGCGGTCGCCGTCCTTGAGGCTGATGATCTCGAACGACGACTTGCCCGACGGGTAGTCGGGGTTGACGCGTTTGACGACGCCGGCCGCGGTGCCGAGGGCGATGCCGGCGCCCGCGTCGGACGTCGTCGTGAGCGTCAGGGCCTGCTCACCCTGCGGCAGGTCGACGTACGCCGCCAGCGGTGCCCCGCCCGACAGGTTCGGCGCGTCGGCACTCGGGGGAAGGGTGGGCAGGTCGATCGCGGAGAGCCGGATGAGCCGACCGGCCGAGGTGACGACGGC from Luteipulveratus halotolerans includes the following:
- a CDS encoding APC family permease, producing the protein MSHTAEAEPAGAQPQTELRRVMGPKLLLLFIVGDILGTGVYALTGDVAKEVGGAAWAPFLAAFLVATVTACSYLELVTKYPQAAGAALYTHKAFGVHFVTFLIAFAVMCSGITSASTASNAFAGFLNDGFDLGFEVGGTEIMLIALAFMALVAAVNFRGVGESVKANVVLTAVELSGLLMIIMVGLYAVTQGDADFSRVTVFESSEDKSTFFAVTAATSLAFFAMVGFEDSVNMAEECEHPVRDFPRMMLTGLGITGLIYVLVAITAVALVPVGDLSDPDKGSALTQVVAAGAPDLPFDKIFPFIGMFAVANSALINMLMASRLLYGMANQQVLPAAFGRVHPTRRTPWVSIIFTTLISFGLIVYVVRASGTESGSNAIKLLGGTTALLLLCVFTVVNVALLVLRRNPVEHAHFRTPTVLPYVGAATCFFLAGPWARTEEQREQYQIAGGLLAVGIVLWAVTWFLNRALYARKTYIRDPDHFEGD
- a CDS encoding sucrase ferredoxin, which produces MTTTHATSRPDACSVQWEDAGLPAWGTASQAQFWVALEQPGPWGREAALDSHLSTEAGHRLSQACADAGGRLLLVRAPGRHADAHSEVDGHRVWVAGGLADEPWLLEGEVEDPAELLALPWADLLGTEPDRVEAAVPTLEETREPLLLVCTNGRRDICCAVRGRPVALEAAELLPGRVLECSHTGGHRFAPTGIMLPSGQTWARLTAERAVAAFGAERRGEIPAELNDPAYDRGRSCLSPAAQAAQSWVRQQSGELGLVALRTPTDAGEGAVRVTGADGRVWDVRATRHEGAQVTDSCGKPAKPSITWTVEPA